A stretch of the Anaeromusa acidaminophila DSM 3853 genome encodes the following:
- a CDS encoding pyruvate carboxylase subunit B has product MAKKPLRIMETVLRDGHQSLAATRMRITDMLPQLEILDNVGYWALEAWGGATFDTCLRFLNEDPWERLRTLRKHITKTPISMLLRGQNILGYNHYADDVVEAFVAKMVEHGIGVIRIFDALNDIRNLETGIRAGKKAGAHVQGVCVYTISPYHTTESYLELARSLVERGVDSICIKDMAGLIAPYDAYNLVKAMKEDPKIGVPIHLHCHYTSGMASMAYLKAAEAGVDIVDCALSPFAMGTSQPCTESLIATFEGHERDTGLKKEDLYPVADYFSGVKKSLANDFNLNTAFDVSTKVLTFQVPGGMLSNLRNQLKEQGMEDKYDELLEEMPRVRADLGYPPLVTPTSQIVGSMATFNVMMQSFGQERYSQVPREVKDLARGKYGKTIRPVNPEVADKIIGGEEIITCRPADQIPPQMDELKAKLQELGYANPPIEDVLSYAVFPEVAVNFFKANGRM; this is encoded by the coding sequence ATGGCGAAGAAACCACTGAGAATTATGGAAACTGTGTTGCGTGACGGCCATCAGTCGCTCGCAGCTACCCGGATGCGTATTACCGATATGCTTCCCCAGTTGGAAATCCTTGACAACGTAGGCTACTGGGCTTTAGAAGCTTGGGGCGGCGCTACCTTCGACACCTGCCTTCGTTTCTTAAACGAAGATCCCTGGGAGCGTTTAAGAACGCTTCGCAAGCACATCACCAAAACTCCGATTTCAATGCTGCTTCGCGGCCAAAACATCTTGGGCTACAATCATTATGCCGATGATGTTGTGGAAGCTTTTGTAGCTAAAATGGTTGAACACGGTATTGGCGTCATTCGTATTTTTGACGCTCTTAACGACATCCGCAATCTGGAAACCGGTATCCGCGCTGGTAAAAAAGCCGGAGCTCATGTCCAAGGCGTATGCGTATATACCATCAGCCCTTATCATACAACCGAAAGCTACCTGGAGTTAGCTCGCAGCCTTGTAGAGCGCGGTGTTGATTCTATCTGTATTAAAGACATGGCCGGCCTGATTGCTCCTTATGATGCTTACAATCTGGTCAAAGCTATGAAAGAAGATCCGAAAATCGGCGTGCCGATTCATTTGCATTGCCATTACACCAGCGGCATGGCTTCCATGGCTTACTTGAAAGCTGCTGAAGCTGGCGTTGATATTGTTGACTGCGCTCTGTCGCCGTTCGCAATGGGTACTTCTCAGCCTTGCACCGAATCCCTCATCGCCACCTTCGAAGGCCATGAGCGCGATACCGGCCTGAAAAAAGAAGACCTGTATCCGGTTGCTGATTATTTCTCCGGTGTTAAGAAATCCTTGGCTAATGATTTCAACCTGAACACTGCATTCGACGTCTCCACGAAAGTGTTGACCTTCCAGGTACCTGGCGGCATGCTTTCCAACCTGCGCAACCAGCTTAAAGAGCAGGGCATGGAAGATAAATACGACGAGTTGCTCGAAGAAATGCCTCGCGTCCGCGCTGACCTTGGCTATCCTCCGCTTGTTACGCCTACCAGCCAGATTGTTGGCTCCATGGCAACTTTCAATGTCATGATGCAAAGCTTCGGTCAGGAACGTTACTCTCAGGTTCCTCGCGAAGTAAAAGATTTGGCTCGCGGTAAATACGGCAAAACCATCCGCCCTGTTAACCCCGAAGTAGCTGACAAAATTATCGGCGGTGAAGAAATCATCACTTGCCGCCCGGCAGATCAGATTCCTCCGCAAATGGATGAACTGAAAGCTAAATTGCAAGAACTTGGCTATGCTAATCCTCCGATTGAAGACGTTCTCTCTTATGCCGTCTTCCCGGAAGTGGCTGTCAACTTCTTCAAAGCTAACGGCCGGATGTAA
- a CDS encoding MFS transporter, with protein MNSKKSWGVHQYWGWVVLLALTHFTSDFYNNFLPPLLPFLVNTMHISLTTGGLLAMVYAITSCLLQPFFGYWVDRQGSTWPLIATIPASAFFICLSGEAPSPLFLFLLVAIAGMVSSVFHPLASALVARVTDPSHRAFSMSLFISGGNIGFAVAPALLTGYLANLGLERLWFLFFPALALAIICLVSRLHLVPLRDHQQFTFEENTTAPSWYRSKPLLLLNISMTLRCWTQVAFLTFLPLLLPLWGASAALGGTFLTVYLLGGALGSFCGGWAGDRWGHARCIQGCLLLALLSLGLFLFSNSLSWSAWVLIFLGGAGLQGSLPSSIVWAQAILPQNAAMASGMMLGLTFGLGGVGAAISGAWADLWGIPISLAISLLPVLLASILLHRIPSPKLKSN; from the coding sequence ATGAACAGTAAAAAAAGCTGGGGAGTCCATCAATATTGGGGTTGGGTAGTGCTTTTGGCATTGACTCATTTCACCAGTGATTTTTATAATAATTTCCTTCCCCCATTGTTGCCTTTTCTGGTAAATACCATGCACATTTCCCTTACCACTGGCGGACTGCTTGCCATGGTCTATGCCATTACGTCATGCTTACTACAACCGTTTTTCGGATATTGGGTTGATCGCCAGGGATCCACCTGGCCTCTTATCGCTACCATCCCAGCTAGTGCGTTTTTTATCTGTTTAAGCGGCGAAGCGCCTTCACCGCTTTTTTTATTTTTGTTGGTCGCCATCGCAGGCATGGTCTCATCTGTATTTCATCCATTAGCATCCGCTCTGGTGGCGCGCGTTACCGATCCTTCTCATCGGGCCTTTTCTATGTCTTTATTCATTAGTGGCGGCAATATTGGTTTTGCTGTTGCTCCTGCTTTACTGACAGGCTATCTTGCCAACTTGGGGCTTGAACGTCTTTGGTTTCTTTTCTTTCCAGCTCTTGCTCTCGCTATTATATGCCTTGTTTCCCGTTTGCATCTGGTACCGCTTCGCGATCACCAGCAGTTTACTTTTGAAGAAAACACCACTGCCCCCTCTTGGTATCGGTCCAAACCTCTTTTGTTGTTAAATATTTCCATGACGCTTCGTTGTTGGACGCAAGTAGCTTTTCTAACGTTTCTACCGCTGTTGTTACCTCTTTGGGGCGCTTCCGCCGCCTTAGGAGGTACTTTTCTTACAGTGTATCTCTTAGGAGGGGCCTTAGGAAGCTTTTGCGGCGGTTGGGCCGGTGATCGCTGGGGGCACGCCCGCTGCATCCAAGGCTGTTTGCTGCTCGCCTTACTTTCCTTAGGATTATTCCTCTTCTCTAATTCTTTATCCTGGTCAGCTTGGGTACTCATTTTTCTTGGAGGCGCCGGCCTACAGGGCTCTTTGCCCTCGTCCATCGTCTGGGCTCAAGCGATTTTGCCGCAAAATGCCGCTATGGCTTCCGGGATGATGCTGGGACTGACCTTTGGCTTGGGTGGCGTAGGCGCTGCCATTAGCGGCGCTTGGGCTGATCTCTGGGGCATCCCGATCTCTTTAGCGATTTCCTTGCTTCCCGTACTTTTGGCGAGTATTTTACTACACCGCATTCCCTCCCCCAAGTTAAAGAGTAATTAG
- a CDS encoding DUF896 domain-containing protein produces MTLETIERINALSRKQRSTGLTEEEKQEQLLLRRQYIDNIKIQITQALGQDDPTAPIHEQ; encoded by the coding sequence ATGACACTGGAAACGATTGAACGCATCAACGCTTTATCACGCAAACAGCGCTCCACTGGCTTGACGGAAGAAGAAAAACAGGAACAACTTCTGCTCCGCCGTCAATATATTGATAATATCAAAATCCAAATCACGCAAGCACTGGGACAAGATGATCCGACGGCTCCAATCCATGAACAGTAA
- a CDS encoding DUF2680 domain-containing protein, with product MMKKRWIATLAAGVILVSAAWVSAAPMGPMGGGPGAGGERPCLFNNANWTDAQRAEFQQDMVAHHEKMLALKKDFLNQEVEKGLISREQADQHIQFMQERMEWMKAHPGEMGKHHRGMMNGAGRGNMPCQTAPSGTQNQ from the coding sequence ATGATGAAAAAAAGATGGATAGCAACTTTGGCTGCTGGGGTAATTCTTGTTTCGGCTGCATGGGTATCTGCGGCGCCTATGGGGCCCATGGGTGGTGGACCCGGAGCTGGCGGCGAGCGTCCTTGCTTGTTTAACAATGCAAACTGGACGGATGCGCAAAGAGCAGAGTTTCAACAAGATATGGTAGCACATCATGAAAAGATGCTGGCTCTTAAAAAAGACTTTCTGAATCAAGAAGTAGAAAAGGGTTTGATAAGCAGAGAACAAGCTGATCAACACATCCAATTCATGCAAGAACGCATGGAATGGATGAAAGCGCACCCAGGTGAAATGGGAAAACATCATCGTGGCATGATGAACGGCGCAGGTAGAGGGAATATGCCCTGCCAGACTGCTCCTAGTGGAACTCAAAACCAATAA